Within Sphingobium sp. SCG-1, the genomic segment CTCCCGCATTAGGGTCGTCATGATCGCGTCTCTCGTATCGCTGAGTGCATGCGACCGGGAGGAGCGTGAAAGCCGGGGGCGTCCGCTGGCAGAAGCCGCGGCGGGCGGACCGTTGGTCAGCACATTGCGGGCGGGCGAACCGCCGCATCCACGGCCCGATCCGCGCGCTGCCGAATATGAGAACAACGCCTATGCCGTCAGTCAGGGGCAGAAGCTGTTCCAGGCGATGAACTGCTCGGGATGCCATGCGCATGGCGGCGGCGGCATGGGTCCGGCGCTGATGGATGACCAGTGGCGATACGGCGGCAATATGGAGCAGATCGTCGCGACGCTCGATCAGGGCCGCCCCAACGGAATGCTCTCATGGCGCGGACGGTTGACCGCGCAGCAGATGTGGCAGCTTGCGGCCTATGTCCGCTCGCTTTCCGCGCAGCAGCGTCAGGATGTGCTGCCGGGCCGCGCCGACGAGCCAAGCAATACCGAGCCGCAAACGCTTCGGAGCCGCGAGGAGATGCACTCTTCTTCGCCCGCAGGCGTTCAGGGCACCGCCCAATGAGCGACCGGTCGTGAGCGCGTGGCTGAACGGCATCCAGTCCGCGACCAGCGGGGCGGGGCTGCACGACCAGCAATTCAATGGCCTGTTCCTGCTGTTCCTGGGCATCACCGGTTTCTTCTACCTGATCGTCATCGTGGCGTTGATCGCTGCAATCATTCTTCGCCGCCGTCGGACCGGGAGCGAACCACTGGCGCGTGCGGCGCTGTTCGGCTGGGTCGGCGCGGTGGTGGTGGGGCTGGCTGTGCTGAGCGCCGCGAGTTTCCTAGTCGACCGGCGAGTAGACGCGGCGACCATGGGGAGGCCGCCGCTGAAGATTGAGCTGGTGGCGAACCAATGGTGGTGGGACGTGCGCTATCACGGCGCCTCGCCATCCGATGAAGTGCATACCGCCAATGAATTGCATCTGCCGGTAGGCGTGCCCGCACTGGTGACGCTCAAATCCAATGATGTGATCCACAGTTTCTGGGTGCCGCCGCTTGCGGGGAAGCAGGATCTGGTGCCAGGACGCACGAACGACATCCTGCTGCTTCCCAGGCGCACAGGGCTGTTCCGCGGCCAGTGCGCGGAGTTTTGCGGTACGCAGCATGCGCGGATGGCGCTGGACGTGACGGTGGAATCCTTGCCGGATTTCAGACGATGGCAGCGCGCGCAGCGGGCGCCGGCCTTCGCGCCCCGGACGGCGCTTGCGCAAGGCGGCTATGCCTATGTAACGCAGCGCGAGTGCGCCAATTGCCACAATATCACTGGGACGCCTGCGTCCGGGCGCTTCGGGCCGGACCTGACGCATCTCGCCAGCCGCCGCTCGATCGGCGCAGGCACTTATCCGATGACGCGGGGGCATCTTTATGCCTGGGTGGCTGATCCGCAGGGTGCG encodes:
- a CDS encoding c-type cytochrome, with translation MSAWLNGIQSATSGAGLHDQQFNGLFLLFLGITGFFYLIVIVALIAAIILRRRRTGSEPLARAALFGWVGAVVVGLAVLSAASFLVDRRVDAATMGRPPLKIELVANQWWWDVRYHGASPSDEVHTANELHLPVGVPALVTLKSNDVIHSFWVPPLAGKQDLVPGRTNDILLLPRRTGLFRGQCAEFCGTQHARMALDVTVESLPDFRRWQRAQRAPAFAPRTALAQGGYAYVTQRECANCHNITGTPASGRFGPDLTHLASRRSIGAGTYPMTRGHLYAWVADPQGAKPGNNMPYIGFEAQDLHAVVAYLQSLK
- a CDS encoding c-type cytochrome; translated protein: MIASLVSLSACDREERESRGRPLAEAAAGGPLVSTLRAGEPPHPRPDPRAAEYENNAYAVSQGQKLFQAMNCSGCHAHGGGGMGPALMDDQWRYGGNMEQIVATLDQGRPNGMLSWRGRLTAQQMWQLAAYVRSLSAQQRQDVLPGRADEPSNTEPQTLRSREEMHSSSPAGVQGTAQ